From the genome of Papaver somniferum cultivar HN1 chromosome 2, ASM357369v1, whole genome shotgun sequence, one region includes:
- the LOC113352156 gene encoding palmitoyl-acyl carrier protein thioesterase, chloroplastic-like: MDVEFLLNYPQKDIISDLLTDEEIIESVMGKGESDDMEVEDESIGTVPSSRKEAIKAAKILNRGDVVEIDTWLGGAPVTGFANHWLLRNANTGETLAKANSVSIMMNKKTRKLSKMPEEVRD; encoded by the exons ATGGATGTTGAATTTCTTTTAAACTACCCTCAAAAGGATATTATTTCAGATTTGTTGACAGAcgaagaaataattgagagtgTCATGGGAAAAGGAGAAAGTGATGATATGGAAGTGGAAGATGAAAGTATAGGTACAGTGCCATCTTCCCGTAAAGAAGCTATCAAAGCTGCAAAGATATTGAATAG GGGTGATGTTGTGGAAATAGATACTTGGCTTGGTGGTGCACCTGTAACAGGTTTCGCTAACCATTGGCTTCTTCGTAACGCCAATACCGGTGAAACTCTGGCTAAAGCTAATAG TGTGTCGATTATGATgaataaaaaaacaagaaaattgtCCAAAATGCCAGAGGAAGTAAGAGATTAA